GAACGCCACGCCACCTACGGCGACCACCTGGCCTCGTTGCAGCGGCATCCGGCGAGTGCTCAGGTGGCCCGCGCAGTGCTGGGCCTGGTGCCTGGTGGAGAACGCCTGGCCCTGCAACGCGCGGCCGACCACGCGGCCCAGCGCTTTGCGGCCCAGGAAGCTCAGGCGGCGCAGGCTCTGCATGCTCAGGCGTTGCAGCGGCAACTGGCGGAGCTGGACGCCGAAGCGACCCAGCCGGTCTTGCAGCGGATTCAGGCCCGGCGGGGCAGCGGAAATCCCCTGCCCGAAGCGGTTCAGCGGCATCTGGAACAGGGCCTCAACCACGACCTGAGTGGGGTCCGCATTCACGATGATGCTGAGGCGCACACCCTGGCCACTGGCGTCAAAGCGCTGGCATTTACAACTGGCAGCGATATTTTCTTCCAGAGCGGGCAATTCAATCCGAACACGCAATCGGGACTGGAACTGCTGGCACACGAGGTCACGCATACGGTGCAGCAGCGCCAGGGGCGGGTCGGGCCAGGCATTGACCCCGACGCTGGGCTGGAGACAGAAGCCCGCACCATGGGCGCCAGACTGGCCGCCGCTCCCCTGCCACGGAAGGCCCGCGCGGTCAAGCGGCCGGCTCCCTCGCTCACCACGGCGCCGCAGACCACCGCCGTTCAGCGCTGGGGCCTGAGCGACCTGAAAAAGCTGGCGGGCTCGGCCAAAACCAAACTGGCTGGCGCAGTCAAGACCGTACAGAACGCCGCGCAGCAGCGAATTCAGAAGACGGTCAAGAGCGTGCAGAAAGCGGCGGCCCCCGCCATCAAGGCCGCACGCCAGGCGGTTCACAAGGCCCAGCAGCAGGCCACGCGCCTGACCAACACAGTCAGCCAGAAGCTTCAGAAGGCCGGGAAAACCGTACGCGAACATGCGGGCGGCGCCCTCAGGGCCGCGCAGCAGCGGGCGCGGCAGGCCGTGGCCCACACCAGAGCCAAAGCCCAGCAGCTGGCACACGGGGCCCGGCAGTTCGCCCAGCGCGCCGGCCAGACGGCCCGCAAAGTCCAGGCGCAGGTCAGCCAGGCCACGCGGAGCGCAGTGACCACCCTGGGCCGCGCGGCGCAGAACGCTGTCACCACCCTGAGCCAGAAGGCGCAGCAGGCCAAACGTGCCCTGAAGACCGCTACCACTTCCCTGGTCAACACGGCCAAGGCCAAAGCCACCCAACTGTATGAGCGGGCCAGGGCAACGGGCACGCAACTCCTCAAGGCCACAGCCAAGGCCAAGCAGAAGGCCAAGGGAACGCTCAAGCAGGCCTGGAGCACCGCCAAGACGAAGGCGGCCGAGGGCTGGAACGCGTCTGTAGACGGCGCCAAAGCCCTTCAGCAGAACGTGGCAGGCAAAATCAATACCATCAAGAACAGTCCCCGGTTCAAGGCGACTGTCAGCTTCCTGAAGTCGGCGGGCATTCAGGTGCTCAAGGTCGGCACGGCCATCGTGGTGGGGGGCGCCGTGATTGCGGGCGCCGCTGCCCTGACCGCCGCGACAGGTGGCCTGGCGGGCCCGGCACTGGTGGCGGCCCTCTTTGCTTCTGGGGCTCTGGGCGGCGCGGCCAGCACCGTGGTGGGTAACCTGCTGGAAGGCCGTAAGGACAAGAACGGCAACCCAGTCGCCTGGGACGACGGCATCAGCGCCAAGAGCATCATCACAGATGGCGCCCTGGGCGTGGTTCTGGGACCAGCCGCCAAACTGGTCGGCGGTGTGGTGCGCGGCGCCGCGCGGCCAGTGCTGACCGGCCTGGGCCGGGCGGCCACCCGCTACACGCCGACCTTCGCCAGCGGCGCGCGTGCCTTGGCGGGCTACGCCCGCACTGGGGCAGGCCATGTGGGCCGCGCCGCTCAGAACGCGGCCACAGGGGTCGCCGGGCGGTGGACCACCCTGAAAGGCGCCGTCAGCCCAGCCCTGACGGCCGTGGGGAGCAGCTTGCCGGGCCGGATGGTGGGCGGCGCGTTTCGCGGCCTGGACACGGTGTTCAGCGCTGGGGTGCGGGGACTGGCCAAAGCCGGTCGGGGCGCCACGGCTCTGGGTGGGCGCGGCGTTAAACGTGCGAGCGACTGGGCAAAAAGCCAGTTGGCCGGCCGGCCAGGCCTGGCCAATGCACTGCGGGCACCCGGCCGTGGTCTGGGGCAGGTCGGTGACAAGGTGAAACTGGCCGGCTACAAGGTGCGCGACACCGCAACCCGTGGCTGGCGGCAGGGCACCACCTCTATCAGAGGGGTCGAAACCCAGATGAGAGCAAACCTGAGCAGCTTGGGCCTCCCTGTCAATCCAACCCGCTCTTTCTCAGGCCAAGTCTTTGCCGCCGCCGAGCGCAACCTCGCGGCCATGCGTAATTACGCTTCGGCCGAGGCGAAAGTTATTGGCGCGGAGGTTCGTAACCAGTGGTACGGCTCGGCTGGCTCGGGGGGCGTCTTGCGAACAGGCCGTGAGATGGACAACCTGGTCGCCAGTCATCCAGCGCTGGCTGCCGGCTGGAAGACCGAATTGGGCCGCGCCAGAGGCATCCTGATTGGCGCCAGAGCGCAGGCCCTACGCCTAGAGGCCCAGGCGGCAGGCCGAACCCTGTCCAACAATGCGGCCAAACGGCAGGCGCGGGCGCTGATTACGCCGGACGACGTGTACCGTCAGGCCACCCAGTCTGTGCGTGGGCCTTTCCTGGCCCAGGCGACCCAGGCTTACCGCGCCCAGTCTCGAATGGCCGTGACTGGCATTGATCCCACCAAGGGCCTGCTGGGACAGCTGCCTCAGATGTACCGCACTGGGGCCCGGCAGATGTGGGAACAGGCCCGGGGCAAGTCGAACGAGCTGCGCCTGGCCGGAAGCAGTGCAGGGGCCGGGGCACTGGCCGGCGGCTGGCTGAGTGAAGAGGTGTTTAAAACGTTCACGGCAGGAACAACCGACTCTTACAAGAAAGACGAGCAGAGCCTCTTCCCTGGCCGGCAGCATCTGAACGCCGGGAGCGAGAAGGTCCAGCAGGATTTCCTGAAGAATGTCGTGACCGGGATGACGGGGCTGACGCCCGAGGCGCAGGGGGGCCGCCTGATGGTGGGCACGCCGTTTGACCGCCTCGTCAAAACAAATGCCACTTACACGGGAACGACCTCAATTACAGAAACCAAAGAGCTGAGTTACGAAACCCCAGAAGCCGAGCAACCCGCTCAGGTTCAGGCGCCGTGAGTTTCCTGCGAGCAGTCAAACTTCTCCTGACACGGCCGACGCGCGCCCGCGAAACGCCACGGGTGGCGTACGCCTCTCCCCGCGCCGCTGTTCTGGCGTTTCTAAACGATCCGCAGTGGCGTGCAGAGTCTCTGGCGCAGCAGGACAACTGGATTCGGTTCCGATATGACGGCGTGGTGGGCGAATGGCTGGACGACCCTGACGGCGACTGGCTGCAGCTGCGCTTCCGGCAGCCCATAACCGAGGCCCAGCGGGCCAGCGAACTGGCAAAGTACGAAGGCTGGTCCGTCCTCTGCGCGCAGCACACACTCTTCCGCTGGGACATTGATGAGGCAGCGCAGGACTATTACGGCGACGTCTCTATTCTCTTTCACGAGCAATACAACCAGATTGAATGCATTCGCCTGGCTTTTAACAGCGCGAAACTCTTCTTGCAAGAGAGTAATCAGATTGCCCTTGACAGGTCAAATGACTTTTTTGTGGAAAGTCGCAGGGAACCAAGTGTCGCCCTGTGCCTCTGGCGTTGGTTTGATAGTCCATTGGCACCAGAAGGGACGAGAGTCTTCAAAAGTACATACAGTGAGCACTGGTTTGAAACGGGTTCTGCCGTGTGCTCAGTGATGGCTGAGCAGTGGCTTTACTACGGCCGCATCGCTTACACGAGTGGCGACTATCAGAGTTATATGCAAGCAAGCGATGAACGCCGCCTCATGCTCTATAAGATGCATCTCGGCTTGCAGCGCTGGTTTCCTCGCCTGCGGAACTTCGTGCTGATGACGGGCAATCCGGCCAACGACGGCGGCAACGAAACCAGCCTGTCCATCATGGTCTCCAGCGGCACCGACGCTGCGCCTATCTTTGACCGCATGTTCCGAGAGTTTTACGAGCAGGTCACCGAACTGACCGAGTGGTTCAACTTCGACTTCAACCCCCAGACCGCACCCTGGTTTGACCACAGCGTCAAGACACCCCAGAAGGGCTATACCCGGCAATCTGCACCCAGAGGGATGCCAGAGCTGGCCAAGGAGCATCCATGACCACCATTCAATTTGGCCGCCAGGCTGTTCAGCGCCCGCCCTTTGACATTAATGGCCTGACCTTCTCCTCTGTGCCGCTCTCGCTGGCCGAAGAGCGGCAGCTGGCGAGCGCTGGCCAGGACGCCGAGACCGACGACGCCGTGATGGACGCGCTGCTCAATGTGCTGACCGAACTGCTGAACACCCGCGCCCAGGGCGAGATGGTCACCACGGACTGGCTCATGGAGAACCTGACGCCTGCCGATCTGGAAGGCATCGTGGCCCACCTGCGAGGCGAAGCAGACGCCGGCGCGTAGGCACTTTTTCCACGGTGCGTGGCGCCCTGGCCCCCGCCTTCGTCTTTTCTTGAGAATCCGGCGGTCCAGGCGCGCACTGTCAGAATGCGGCGTATGTGGACGCTGGTGCTCAACTGCGGGTCAAGCAGCCTTAAATTTGCGCTCCTCAGCCAAGAGGATGAACAGACGCGGCTCTCCGGGCTGGCCGAGCGGCTCGGGTCGGCTGGTGCGTCGCTGCGGCTCGACATGGACGGAGAACGCCAGACCCTCTCACTGGACGGCGGCAGTTACGCCGACGCCTTTGCCCAGATCGCTGCGGCACTGGAAGCACTGGGGCTGCGGGAGGAAGTGACGGCCGTGGGGCACCGCGTGGTTCACGGCGGCGACCGCTTCAGCGCGCCTGCCCTGGTGACCCCCAAGGTGCTGGACGGTGTGCGGGCCTGCATGCCGCTGGCCCCTCTGCACAACCCAGCCAACATTGCGGGCATTGAGGCGGCGCAGGCGGCCTTTCCCGGCGCGGCCCATGTGGCGGTGTTCGACACGGCCTTTCACCAGACCATGCCCGAGGTCGCTTACCGCTACGCTGTCCCGGAGGGCTGGTACCGTCAGCACGGCGTGCGGCGCTACGGCTTTCACGGCACCAGCCACGCCTTTGTGGCGGCCCAGGCAGCCGAGCGGCTGGGCCGCCCCCTGACCGAGCTGAATCTGGTCACGGCCCACCTGGGCAACGGGTGCAGCCTCTGCGCAGTGCAGGGTGGGCGCAGCATCGACACCAGCATGGGCCTGACGCCCCTGGAAGGCCTGGTGATGGGCACCCGCAGCGGCGACGTGGACCCCGGCCTGCACGATTACATCGCGCGTCAGGCGGGCCTGAGCTTGTCGGAAGTGACGGCGGCCCTTAACCGGGACAGTGGCCTCCTGGGGCTCTCTGGCCTCAGCAACGACATGCGGGAATTGGAAAAAGCCGCCGGGCGCGGCCATGCAGGCGCGCGGCTGGCCATAGACGCCTTCGTATACCGGCTGGCAGGGCAAATCGCCGCCCTGGCGGCCGCGCTGGGCCGGGTGGACGCACTGGTCTTCACCGGGGGCATTGGGGAAAACAGTGCGCTGGTGCGCGCGGCCACCCTGCAGCGGCTGGCCGTGCTGGGCGCAGGGGTAGATGCAGTGGCCAACGGCGCTGCAGTGCGCGGCCAGAACGGCCTCATCAGTCCGGCCGGCGCACTGCCTGCCCTGGTGGTGGGGACCAACGAGGAACTGAGTATCGCGCGGCAGACGCAGGCCCTGCTGGCCGGAGGTCAGGCATGAAAACGCTGTTTCTGGCGCCCACCCGCAACGGGGTGGGGCTTAGCAGTACCGCGCTGGGGCTCACGCGCGCCCTGGAACGCCAGGGCCTCAAGGTCGCGTTCGTGAAACCCATCGCCCAGACGCACGAACTGAAGACCGATGACAGCGTGCATTTTGCGCGCGAACTGGTCCGGCTGACGGTGCCTGAGCCCATCGCCCTGGCGCTGGCCGAGGAAGGGCTGAGCCACGGCGGCGAGGAAGACCTGATGGAAAGCGTGGTGGCCCTGGCGCGCGAGGCCAGCGCTGGCGGCGCCGACGTGCTGGTCGCCGAAGGGCTGGCCCTGAATGAGCGCAATGCCTACGCCGGGGCCCTGAACGCCAGCATGAGCCGAAACTTGGAAGCCGATACCGTGCTGGTTTCCAGCCTGGCCGGGGTCAGCCCCGCCGAGCTGGCCGATGAGCTGGAGATCGCCGCCCAGGCCTACCGCCGCAGCGACGGCAGCGGCCTGAGCGGCTACGTCCTGAACTTTGCGCCGCCGAGCCTGGACTACGGCACCCTGATGGCCGAACTGCGCTCGCGCAGCCGGGTGCTGGCCAGCGGTAACCTGCCGCTGCTGGGGGTGGTGTCCAGTTCGGCCGCACTGAACGCGCCGCGCACCCTGGACATCGCCCGGCACCTGGGGGCCGAGGTGGTCAATGAAGGCGAGGCCGCCGCGCGCCGGGTCACCAGCACCGTGATTACGGCCCGCACCGTGCCCCGCATGGCGCACCTGTTCGTGCCGGGCGCCCTGGTGGTGACCCCTGGTGACCGCGAGGACGTGGTGATGGCGGCGGCGCTGTCTCACCTCAGCGGGGTGCCGCTGGCGGGGCTGATGTTCACCTCGGGCAGCGGCCCTGAAGACAGCATTGAGCGGCTGTGCCGCGCCGCGCTGAACAGCACCTTGCCTGTCTTGCGGGTCGACACCAACTCGTTTGAAACGGCCTCCCGCCTCTCGCGCATTGACGCGCGGGTGCCGCACGACGACCTGGGGCGCATGGACCGGCTGCTGGACTTCATTGCTGACCGGCTGGACACTGTGCCCCTGGGCACACGCCTGCGGGCCCCCGCCCCGGCGGGCGAGCGCCGCCTGCCCCCCAGCGCCTTCCGCTACGAGCTGATTCAGAAGGCCCGCGCCGCGGGCAAGCGCATCGTGCTGCCCGAGGGCGACGAGCCGCGCACCGTCAAGGCCGCCATCCGCTGCGTGGAAAAGGGCATTGCCCGGCCCGTGCTGCTGGCCCGGCCCGAACGGGTGCGTCAGGTGGCCGAGGGGCAGGGCCTCACCCTGCCGGATGGGCTGGAGGTATTGGACCCCGATTCGGTGCGCCAGCACTATGTCGCCCCGATGGTCGAGTTGCGAAAAAGCAAGGGCCTGACCGCCCCCCAGGCCGAGGCACAGCTGGAAGACACGGTGGTGCTGGGCACCATGATGCTGGCGCTGGGCGAGGTCGACGGCCTGGTGTCGGGCGCCATTCATACCACGGCCAACACGGTGCGGCCGGCCCTGCAACTGATTAAAACGGCGCCGGGCGCGGGCCTGGTCAGTTCGGTGTTTTTCATGCTGATGCCCGAGCAGGTGCTGGTCTACGGCGACGCGGCCATCAACCCCAACCCCGGCGCCAAGGAACTGGCCGACATCGCCATTCAGAGTGCGGACAGCGCCCGCGCCTTTGGCATCACGCCGCGCGTGGCGATGCTGTCGTATTCCACTGGCGAATCGGGCAGCGGCGAGGACGTGGAAAAGGTGAAGGCCGCCACGGCGCTTGTCCGGGAGCGCCGACCCGACCTTGTGGTAGACGGGCCCCTCCAGTACGACGCCGCCAGCGTGCTGTCCGTGGGGCAGCAAAAGGCGCCGGGCAGCCTGGTGGCTGGCCGCGCCACAGTGTTCATCTTTCCCGACCTAAACACGGGCAACACCACCTACAAGGCGGTGCAGCGCGCGGCGGGTGTGGTGGCGGTGGGGCCGATGCTTCAGGGCCTGCGCAAGCCAGTCAACGACCTGTCGCGCGGCGCGCTGGTGGACGACATCGTGTACACGATTGCCCTGACGGCCATTCAGGCAGCGCAGGCAGAGAGCCAGAGCTAGACTGAGGGAGTCTGGTAGCTCAGTGGAAGAGCGCTCGCCTTACAAGCGAGAGGTCGGCGGTTCAGTTCCGCCCCAGACACCGGGGGTCGCCCACCTTGCCAAGGTGACGCGGCCCCTACCTTTTGGGCATATGCGCGGCAAAAGAGATTGGGGCCTATTACACTGGAGCTGTTCGGTAGCTCAGCGGAAGAGCGCCCGACTTCAGATCGGGAGGCCGGCGGTTCGAGTCCGTCCCGGATACCGGAGGGGGTCCGTCACTTCACCGACGACGCTCCCTCCACCTTTTGTTCTCTATGGACCCTGACCTGACCCCCCTGGACTGGCAAGCCGCGCAGCGCGTGATGAAGGCGGTGTTACGCAACCCGGCCCTGGCCGATGACCAGCCTGAATTCCGCACGCTGGTGGCCGGCGTCAACCGCCTGGGGCGCAAGCATGCCCGGCAGGCGCAGACTGCGCAGCGTCCGGCCCCGGACCCTCAGACGCAGCGGCGCTGCTACATGTGCCGGCAACCCTTTGGTCTGGCTGATGCGGGCAATCCCGCCTGCTGCGCGGCCTGTGGTCAGCTCAACCGCCACAAGCGCCGCGCCCGCGCCGATCTGACGGGCCGCGCAGCCCTGCTCACCGGAGGCCGGGTGAACATAGGGTATGCCACGGCCCTGCGACTGCTGCGGAGTGGCGCGCAGGTGACTGTGACCACCCGCTTTCCTATGGACGCCGCGCGGCGCTACGCCAGCGAACCCGACGCCCACGAGTGGCGCAGCCGCCTGACCCTCTACGGCCTGGACCTCCGTGACATTCGCGCCGTGCAGGCGTTCACCGATGAACTGGGCCGCACCCTGCCCCACCTGGACATCCTGATCAACAACGCCGCGCAGACCATCGCGCGGCCCGCCGCCTACTACGCTCCGCTCCTGGACGGCGAGCGGCAGGCTCTGCCCGGCACGGCGCTGGACCTGAATGTGGCGCAGCCCGCCCCCGCTGCCCTGCTGAACGGGGAGGAGCCGTCACCCTTCTTCCCACCAGAGCAACTGGACCGGCACGGGCACGCCCTGGACCAGCGCCCCCACAACAGCTGGACCGCCCGACTGGACGACGTGGAGGCGCGCGAACTGCTGGAAGTGCAGCTGGTGAACACCACGGCGCCCTATCTGCTGTGCAGTGGCCTGCTGCCCCTGCTGCGGCGCTCGCCGTTTCAGCGGCGCTTCATCGTGAATGTGAGCGCCGTGGAAGGGCAGTTTGCGCGCGCTGCCAAGAACGACCGCCACCCGCACACGAACATGGCCAAGGCCGCCCTGAACATGCTGACGCGCACCAGCGGCCCGCGCCTGGCCCGAGAAAGCATTTACATGACCAGCGTGGACCCCGGCTGGGTGTCGCAGCAGGAGCCGCACCCCCAGCAGGAACGCATGGCCGCGCAGGGCTTTCGCCTGCCACTGGACCTAGACGACGCGGCGGCGCGGCTGTGCGACCCCATCTTTGCCGGGCTGAATGAGCCGGGCCGGCCCCTGGCAGGGGTCTTTCTCAAAGACTACCGGGTTCAGCCATGGTAGTTATTCCCCGCCACCAGCAGGCCACATTCTGGGCGGTGACTGCGCCCGAAGGTCTGGGCTATGTGCTGGACGGCGTTTCCTACGGCCTGCTCCCGTTGGCTGGCGTAACCGCCGCTGCCGTGGCCGAACGGCACGCCGCAGCCATAGAGGTTCAGCAGCTGACCCCTGATCCAAGCGGAGAGGCGCAGGCACGACAGGCCGCCGCACTAGCAGGCGCCCTGACCTGGCTGGTGGACGGCCAGCCCCCAGACGCGCAGACCCTGCAAACCTTAAAGCAGGACCACCCTCTCACCACCTCTGCTGCGTGTCTCCGCACCGATGGCAGCGCAGACAAGGGAGACGGCTCGCTTAGCCTGGGCTACCTGCTGAATAACCGCCCTTACGGCACCCTCCTGCGGGGCGCCCAGGGTCACGAAGGGCTGGCCGAGCGAGCAGCCATCTATCTAGGCCTGACTCACGCGCGCCTGCTGGGCTACGCGGCTTACCACGTTCAGAGTGACCACAAGTTTCATGTGCGCCGCTATGACGAGAGGCTGATTCACCGGGGCCGGCGGCAATCGCCGTCGCTGGAGCGGCTGGACGCCCTGGTCGACAGTCTGGGGCCAGCCGTGACCTTTGCCTATGTGCCGACACTGGACACTGATGCGCCGCACCGAATGGCGCTGCACGCCCGTGCACTGGACCGGTTGGCCCGCAGCGAAGCGCTGTCACGCGCCCAGGCTGTCGCGCTGCGGCGGGTCCATTACGCGCTGAAAGCCAGCGGTCCTGTGCTGTTCTGATTTGAGCTTCCACCTGAACAGAACACAGGGCCGCTTCAGACACCAGTCGTAGACGGCCCTTTCAGCGCCGCGCCGTGAGCCACAGCAGCGCCGCGCCCGCCGCCAGCGCAATCAGATTGGGACCGTAGGCGGCTAGGGCGCCGGGCAGGGCGCCGTTCTCGCCCATCACGCGGAAGACGCTGAACGTCGCGTAGTACGCAAAGGTCAGCAGCAGGGCCCACACCAACCCCAGGTCGCGGCCACTGCGAAAGGCGTAGACAGCCAGGCTGACTGCAAAAAAAGCCAGGGCCAGGGCGGCCAGCGGGCCAGCAAACTTCTGGTGCAGCGCCGTGAAATCGGCCGGTGCACTGATGTGCTGCTGGCGGTAGGTCTGGGTGCGGCGCCACAGGTCCGGCAGCGGGTCATATAGGGGCTGGGCCACGTTGCCGCCCTCGCCGCTCAGGTCAGTGCCGGTGTCTTGCAGGGGCAACTGGCCGCGCTCGAAACTCAGCACCGTCACCGGGCGGGCGTCCTGATAGGTGACGCGCTGGCCGTCACGCAATTCAAGGACGTTGCTGCCGGGGTCCAGGCGCCCGGACTGGGCCGTAATCACCTCGCGGGGGGGGAGGCTGTCCTGCATGGTCACAATCCGCAGGTCACGCAGTTCGCCGCCGGGGCGCACCTCGCCCACGCTGATGGCGCGGCCCAGGGTGTCGCGCAGCACCACGTTCTGTT
The Deinococcus betulae DNA segment above includes these coding regions:
- a CDS encoding SDR family NAD(P)-dependent oxidoreductase is translated as MDPDLTPLDWQAAQRVMKAVLRNPALADDQPEFRTLVAGVNRLGRKHARQAQTAQRPAPDPQTQRRCYMCRQPFGLADAGNPACCAACGQLNRHKRRARADLTGRAALLTGGRVNIGYATALRLLRSGAQVTVTTRFPMDAARRYASEPDAHEWRSRLTLYGLDLRDIRAVQAFTDELGRTLPHLDILINNAAQTIARPAAYYAPLLDGERQALPGTALDLNVAQPAPAALLNGEEPSPFFPPEQLDRHGHALDQRPHNSWTARLDDVEARELLEVQLVNTTAPYLLCSGLLPLLRRSPFQRRFIVNVSAVEGQFARAAKNDRHPHTNMAKAALNMLTRTSGPRLARESIYMTSVDPGWVSQQEPHPQQERMAAQGFRLPLDLDDAAARLCDPIFAGLNEPGRPLAGVFLKDYRVQPW
- a CDS encoding acetate kinase; translated protein: MWTLVLNCGSSSLKFALLSQEDEQTRLSGLAERLGSAGASLRLDMDGERQTLSLDGGSYADAFAQIAAALEALGLREEVTAVGHRVVHGGDRFSAPALVTPKVLDGVRACMPLAPLHNPANIAGIEAAQAAFPGAAHVAVFDTAFHQTMPEVAYRYAVPEGWYRQHGVRRYGFHGTSHAFVAAQAAERLGRPLTELNLVTAHLGNGCSLCAVQGGRSIDTSMGLTPLEGLVMGTRSGDVDPGLHDYIARQAGLSLSEVTAALNRDSGLLGLSGLSNDMRELEKAAGRGHAGARLAIDAFVYRLAGQIAALAAALGRVDALVFTGGIGENSALVRAATLQRLAVLGAGVDAVANGAAVRGQNGLISPAGALPALVVGTNEELSIARQTQALLAGGQA
- a CDS encoding LptF/LptG family permease, producing the protein MKTFERYVLGEILPFLAGGVAAVITLLLLVGLEKIIAPLLAKGADPLLVARVLALSVPEATATALPIALMFAVLLGLSRLAADSEIKSAVAAGIPAARLFRPVLLLGGVVALLAFGLGEGFVPRARTEARAVQRQIVLDNPRVLGLGEQNVVLRDTLGRAISVGEVRPGGELRDLRIVTMQDSLPPREVITAQSGRLDPGSNVLELRDGQRVTYQDARPVTVLSFERGQLPLQDTGTDLSGEGGNVAQPLYDPLPDLWRRTQTYRQQHISAPADFTALHQKFAGPLAALALAFFAVSLAVYAFRSGRDLGLVWALLLTFAYYATFSVFRVMGENGALPGALAAYGPNLIALAAGAALLWLTARR
- a CDS encoding eCIS core domain-containing protein, with the translated sequence MFEQQGASRRARTTPRQEAQPTSPSVAPTVERAVRVAQAHLHRPVRVQRQVAGPVLRAASLQQAEVARVGVQRAAVAGQLAALPAGLAPTPRVPEPVPTQPVTPGQWVTVMRHRAEQVEGVPLDTRAAAQFSALQRQVAQTLAQGFRTDRGPAAERHATYGDHLASLQRHPASAQVARAVLGLVPGGERLALQRAADHAAQRFAAQEAQAAQALHAQALQRQLAELDAEATQPVLQRIQARRGSGNPLPEAVQRHLEQGLNHDLSGVRIHDDAEAHTLATGVKALAFTTGSDIFFQSGQFNPNTQSGLELLAHEVTHTVQQRQGRVGPGIDPDAGLETEARTMGARLAAAPLPRKARAVKRPAPSLTTAPQTTAVQRWGLSDLKKLAGSAKTKLAGAVKTVQNAAQQRIQKTVKSVQKAAAPAIKAARQAVHKAQQQATRLTNTVSQKLQKAGKTVREHAGGALRAAQQRARQAVAHTRAKAQQLAHGARQFAQRAGQTARKVQAQVSQATRSAVTTLGRAAQNAVTTLSQKAQQAKRALKTATTSLVNTAKAKATQLYERARATGTQLLKATAKAKQKAKGTLKQAWSTAKTKAAEGWNASVDGAKALQQNVAGKINTIKNSPRFKATVSFLKSAGIQVLKVGTAIVVGGAVIAGAAALTAATGGLAGPALVAALFASGALGGAASTVVGNLLEGRKDKNGNPVAWDDGISAKSIITDGALGVVLGPAAKLVGGVVRGAARPVLTGLGRAATRYTPTFASGARALAGYARTGAGHVGRAAQNAATGVAGRWTTLKGAVSPALTAVGSSLPGRMVGGAFRGLDTVFSAGVRGLAKAGRGATALGGRGVKRASDWAKSQLAGRPGLANALRAPGRGLGQVGDKVKLAGYKVRDTATRGWRQGTTSIRGVETQMRANLSSLGLPVNPTRSFSGQVFAAAERNLAAMRNYASAEAKVIGAEVRNQWYGSAGSGGVLRTGREMDNLVASHPALAAGWKTELGRARGILIGARAQALRLEAQAAGRTLSNNAAKRQARALITPDDVYRQATQSVRGPFLAQATQAYRAQSRMAVTGIDPTKGLLGQLPQMYRTGARQMWEQARGKSNELRLAGSSAGAGALAGGWLSEEVFKTFTAGTTDSYKKDEQSLFPGRQHLNAGSEKVQQDFLKNVVTGMTGLTPEAQGGRLMVGTPFDRLVKTNATYTGTTSITETKELSYETPEAEQPAQVQAP
- the pta gene encoding phosphate acetyltransferase; translation: MKTLFLAPTRNGVGLSSTALGLTRALERQGLKVAFVKPIAQTHELKTDDSVHFARELVRLTVPEPIALALAEEGLSHGGEEDLMESVVALAREASAGGADVLVAEGLALNERNAYAGALNASMSRNLEADTVLVSSLAGVSPAELADELEIAAQAYRRSDGSGLSGYVLNFAPPSLDYGTLMAELRSRSRVLASGNLPLLGVVSSSAALNAPRTLDIARHLGAEVVNEGEAAARRVTSTVITARTVPRMAHLFVPGALVVTPGDREDVVMAAALSHLSGVPLAGLMFTSGSGPEDSIERLCRAALNSTLPVLRVDTNSFETASRLSRIDARVPHDDLGRMDRLLDFIADRLDTVPLGTRLRAPAPAGERRLPPSAFRYELIQKARAAGKRIVLPEGDEPRTVKAAIRCVEKGIARPVLLARPERVRQVAEGQGLTLPDGLEVLDPDSVRQHYVAPMVELRKSKGLTAPQAEAQLEDTVVLGTMMLALGEVDGLVSGAIHTTANTVRPALQLIKTAPGAGLVSSVFFMLMPEQVLVYGDAAINPNPGAKELADIAIQSADSARAFGITPRVAMLSYSTGESGSGEDVEKVKAATALVRERRPDLVVDGPLQYDAASVLSVGQQKAPGSLVAGRATVFIFPDLNTGNTTYKAVQRAAGVVAVGPMLQGLRKPVNDLSRGALVDDIVYTIALTAIQAAQAESQS